Proteins from a single region of Methanobacterium sp.:
- the uvsE gene encoding UV DNA damage repair endonuclease UvsE: MKIGYPSLNWTIGCNGAKTFHLKSYSHEKLIETVENNLNCLLTMLKFNVKNNLLFFRITSRLIPFASHPVMDFDWKGYFKENFNEISDFINENNIRISMHPGQFVVVNSKDEEVFERSLNELRYHSHVFDLLKLDSTAKIQVHVGGVYADKEKSMERFIGRYNGLNKAIKRRLVIENDEKSYNLSECLKISEKTEIPVIFDYFHHELNNNSRELYVCFEKFTKTWKAEDGLPMVDYSSQKEGKSRGTHIESIDLDHFKKFLKDTEDFDFDIMLEIKDKETSALKAADILKYDKRFIHKEL; this comes from the coding sequence ATGAAAATAGGTTACCCCTCCTTAAACTGGACCATAGGATGCAATGGCGCTAAAACATTCCATTTAAAATCTTATTCACATGAAAAATTGATTGAAACTGTGGAAAATAATTTAAACTGCCTCCTTACCATGTTAAAATTCAATGTGAAAAATAATTTACTCTTTTTCAGAATTACCTCCAGATTAATCCCATTTGCATCGCATCCAGTAATGGATTTTGACTGGAAAGGCTATTTTAAGGAAAATTTCAATGAAATAAGTGATTTTATCAATGAAAACAATATAAGAATTTCCATGCATCCTGGACAATTCGTTGTTGTTAATTCTAAAGATGAGGAAGTGTTTGAAAGGAGTTTAAATGAGCTTAGATACCATTCCCATGTTTTTGACCTTTTGAAACTTGACAGTACCGCTAAAATACAGGTGCATGTGGGCGGAGTTTACGCCGATAAAGAAAAAAGTATGGAACGGTTTATAGGGCGATATAACGGTCTTAATAAGGCCATTAAAAGAAGACTGGTAATAGAAAACGATGAAAAAAGTTATAACCTTTCAGAATGTCTGAAAATAAGTGAAAAAACGGAAATTCCGGTTATATTCGATTATTTTCATCACGAACTTAATAATAACAGCCGTGAATTATACGTATGCTTTGAAAAATTTACAAAAACATGGAAAGCTGAAGATGGATTACCAATGGTGGATTACAGCTCTCAGAAGGAGGGAAAATCAAGGGGGACCCATATAGAATCAATAGATCTGGATCATTTTAAGAAATTTCTTAAAGATACAGAAGACTTTGATTTTGACATAATGCTGGAGATAAAAGATAAAGAAACAAGCGCCTTAAAGGCTGCGGATATTTTAAAGTATGATAAAAGGTTTATTCATAAGGAATTGTGA